A window of Apodemus sylvaticus chromosome 9, mApoSyl1.1, whole genome shotgun sequence contains these coding sequences:
- the Pdcd1 gene encoding programmed cell death protein 1 isoform X1 translates to MWVRQVPCSFTWAVLQLSWHSGWLLEVPSGPWRPLTFSPAWLRVSEGANATFTCSFSNWSENLVLNWYRLSPSNQTVKQAAFHNGFSQPVQDTRFQIVQLPNGHDFHMNILDTQRNDSGIYLCGAISLPPNAQIKESPGAELVVTERILETSTRYPSPSPKPEGQFQGLVIGIMSVLVGIPILLLLAWALAAFCSTGMLEVRRAGNKEDGLKEEPSAAPAPSVAYEELDFQGREKTPELPAPCVHTEYATIVFTDGLGASAIGRRGSADGLQGPRPPRHEDGHCSWPL, encoded by the exons ATGTGGGTCCGACAGGTACCCTGCTCATTCACTTGGGCTGTGCTGCAGTTGAGCTGGCATTCAGGGTGGCTTCTAG AGGTCCCCAGTGGGCCCTGGAGGCCCCTCACCTTCTCCCCAGCCTGGCTCAGAGTGTCAGAGGGAGCAAATGCCACCTTCACCTGCAGTTTCTCCAACTGGTCCGAGAATCTCGTGCTGAACTGGTACCGCCTGAGTCCCAGCAATCAGACTGTAAAGCAGGCTGCCTTCCACAACGGCTTCAGCCAGCCCGTCCAGGACACCCGCTTCCAGATCGTACAGCTGCCCAACGGGCATGACTTCCACATGAACATCCTTGACACACAGCGCAATGACAGTGGCATCTACCTCTGTGGGGCCATCTCCCTGCCCCCTAACGCACAAATCAAGGAGAGCCCTGGAGCGGAGCTCGTGGTAACAG AGAGAATCCTGGAGACCTCAACGAGATATCCCAGCCCCTCACCCAAGCCAGAAGGCCAGTTCCAAGGCTTGGTCATTGGTATCATGAGTGTCCTCGTGGGTATCCCCATATTGCTGCTGCTGGCCTGGGCCCTCGCTGCCTTCTGCTCAACGGGTATGTTGG aggtcagaagagctGGTAACAAGGAAGATGGTCTG AAGGAGGAGCCTTCAGCAGCACCTGCCCCCAGTGTGGCCTACGAGGAGCTGGACTTCCAGGGACGAGAGAAGACGCCAGAGCTCCCTGCCCCTTGTGTGCACACAGAATATGCTACCATTGTCTTCACTGACGGGTTGGGTGCCTCAGCCATAGGACGTAGGGGCTCTGCTGACGGCCTGCAGGGTCCTCGGCCTCCGAGACATGAGGACGGACATTGCTCTTGGCCTCTTTGA
- the Pdcd1 gene encoding programmed cell death protein 1 isoform X2, whose protein sequence is MWVRQVPCSFTWAVLQLSWHSGWLLEVPSGPWRPLTFSPAWLRVSEGANATFTCSFSNWSENLVLNWYRLSPSNQTVKQAAFHNGFSQPVQDTRFQIVQLPNGHDFHMNILDTQRNDSGIYLCGAISLPPNAQIKESPGAELVVTERILETSTRYPSPSPKPEGQFQGLVIGIMSVLVGIPILLLLAWALAAFCSTEVRRAGNKEDGLKEEPSAAPAPSVAYEELDFQGREKTPELPAPCVHTEYATIVFTDGLGASAIGRRGSADGLQGPRPPRHEDGHCSWPL, encoded by the exons ATGTGGGTCCGACAGGTACCCTGCTCATTCACTTGGGCTGTGCTGCAGTTGAGCTGGCATTCAGGGTGGCTTCTAG AGGTCCCCAGTGGGCCCTGGAGGCCCCTCACCTTCTCCCCAGCCTGGCTCAGAGTGTCAGAGGGAGCAAATGCCACCTTCACCTGCAGTTTCTCCAACTGGTCCGAGAATCTCGTGCTGAACTGGTACCGCCTGAGTCCCAGCAATCAGACTGTAAAGCAGGCTGCCTTCCACAACGGCTTCAGCCAGCCCGTCCAGGACACCCGCTTCCAGATCGTACAGCTGCCCAACGGGCATGACTTCCACATGAACATCCTTGACACACAGCGCAATGACAGTGGCATCTACCTCTGTGGGGCCATCTCCCTGCCCCCTAACGCACAAATCAAGGAGAGCCCTGGAGCGGAGCTCGTGGTAACAG AGAGAATCCTGGAGACCTCAACGAGATATCCCAGCCCCTCACCCAAGCCAGAAGGCCAGTTCCAAGGCTTGGTCATTGGTATCATGAGTGTCCTCGTGGGTATCCCCATATTGCTGCTGCTGGCCTGGGCCCTCGCTGCCTTCTGCTCAACGG aggtcagaagagctGGTAACAAGGAAGATGGTCTG AAGGAGGAGCCTTCAGCAGCACCTGCCCCCAGTGTGGCCTACGAGGAGCTGGACTTCCAGGGACGAGAGAAGACGCCAGAGCTCCCTGCCCCTTGTGTGCACACAGAATATGCTACCATTGTCTTCACTGACGGGTTGGGTGCCTCAGCCATAGGACGTAGGGGCTCTGCTGACGGCCTGCAGGGTCCTCGGCCTCCGAGACATGAGGACGGACATTGCTCTTGGCCTCTTTGA